Proteins encoded together in one Thermoplasmatales archaeon window:
- a CDS encoding TIGR00269 family protein, whose product MLTIFIILNRATILYTFSFSPVKCTKCKNEAIIFIRYNGTYLCERHFIEFFEKRVKKEIRKQGLPEGKIAVALSGGKDSSTACYIIWKIIGKHRNRELHAISVDEGIKGYRDRTVKIAKKLCNELSIPHHIISFKDEIGFTLDEISKKRGEQAECTYCGVFRRYCLNKKALEIDAKVIAMGHNLDDVSQTILMNFVRNDMERMARMAPHKKVQPGYVPRILPLIEIPEKETTLYALLNGLEISEDECPYAVRAMRGTYREIIMNLEARHPGTRHSILKSYYEIEPFLAKKYKPAKLKKCKVCSMPSSQEICMVCQLKEKLKKKI is encoded by the coding sequence ATGCTTACTATTTTCATTATTTTAAATAGAGCAACGATTTTATATACTTTTTCATTTTCTCCCGTGAAATGCACAAAATGCAAAAATGAAGCAATAATATTCATAAGATACAATGGGACATATCTCTGCGAGAGGCATTTTATTGAATTTTTTGAGAAGAGGGTTAAAAAGGAAATAAGGAAGCAAGGCCTGCCAGAAGGAAAAATTGCGGTTGCTTTATCTGGTGGAAAGGATAGCAGCACAGCTTGCTATATCATTTGGAAAATAATTGGCAAACATAGAAATAGGGAGTTGCATGCAATAAGTGTTGATGAAGGAATAAAGGGCTATAGAGATAGAACAGTAAAAATTGCAAAAAAATTATGCAATGAATTGAGCATACCTCACCATATAATTTCGTTTAAGGATGAAATTGGCTTTACTCTTGATGAAATAAGCAAAAAACGCGGCGAGCAAGCAGAATGCACATATTGCGGTGTTTTCAGGAGATATTGCCTAAATAAAAAAGCTCTTGAAATAGATGCAAAGGTTATTGCAATGGGGCATAATTTAGATGATGTATCTCAAACAATACTGATGAATTTTGTAAGAAATGATATGGAAAGAATGGCAAGGATGGCTCCTCATAAAAAAGTCCAACCTGGCTATGTCCCAAGAATTCTGCCCCTCATAGAAATTCCAGAAAAAGAAACAACTTTATACGCCCTCCTAAACGGACTTGAGATAAGCGAGGACGAATGCCCATATGCAGTGAGAGCAATGAGAGGAACTTATCGCGAAATTATAATGAACTTGGAAGCAAGGCACCCAGGCACAAGGCACAGCATATTAAAAAGTTATTATGAAATTGAACCATTCTTAGCAAAAAAGTATAAGCCAGCGAAACTTAAAAAATGCAAAGTATGTTCAATGCCATCTTCACAGGAAATTTGCATGGTATGCCAGCTAAAAGAAAAATTAAAGAAAAAAATTTAA